TTCCCGTTTATTTCGATTGTATGTTTCCAGTTTGTTTGGTCTTGTAAACTTTGCTCATTTCCATATTCCAACTGTAGTCCTAACTTTTTAAAAGTTCTTTGTACTTGTCCTAGATATTCTGTCAAGCCTCCAACTTCGAATAATTCTTCACAATCTACCCAGAAATATCTATTGTCCATAAAATCAAGAGTTTCCGCTCGCATTGGACCTTGAAAGAAATTCAAGTCCGTGTACGCTTTTTCAAAATCAGCTTTCACTTTATCAAGCTCTAAAGAATCAGTCAATATGAAATAGTTTAGTTCTTCAAGTCCATCGACAACTTCTTTTCCATTTAGTTTTTTTTGAAGCTGTACTTTTGGGTTTTCATTTTTGATTTCAGTAGTCGAATTGTTTTGCTTAGAGTTACAGGCTAAAAAAGTGACTATAAAAGCAAAAATTAAAAGTTGTTTCATTGATCTGTAAAATTGCATACAACGTTAAGTATAAGAAACGTAGGGCAGGTTCTAAGCGATATGTTTCGGATTGGCACTAAGCCAAATAGAAATATTTTGCTTTTATCATTTTTTGTAAATGCCGAATTTTATAGTTGGCGGACTTTGTAAATAACCACAGACCTTTCGATTATACCCAAAAGCACTATGTTTAATGTTTACTTATACATTGTTATCAAACGTATTTTTAATCAGTTCAGGTGCATTTGTAATAGTGCTTTTTTATTCTTGACATAAATACTTTCAACACGCAAAAGTTAAATTAAGGCAAAAAAAAAAAACCTAGAGCACAATGTCTAGGTTCTGTATAATTTTTTATAGTGCAACACTAAAGCGTAATGAATAGCTAGGCACTTTATATTGCAAATATACAAGATTTACATCTTATAACCAATTTTATCCGTAATTATTAATTTAATCGTCTCGTTATTTTCGTATTCTTTGAACAACATATTTATTTCAATATTCATATCATTATGTCTTTCCTCAGATATGTTTTTTAAAATAAAGGATATTGTTTTGATTCCAGCATCTAATGATTGATTATTGTTGTCGTTAAATTTAGTTCTAGGGATTTTGTATATACCTTGAGGGAAATTTAAATCATATAATACTCCTGCGTGAGCACAAATATTTCGAATAAATTTTATAGTATGAATAAAATTTATAAATGTATTTAGGTTGTTTAATCCATAAAGTTTTGAAATTTCTTTTTTAAGTTCCTCACTTTTTAATGCGTTAAAAACAGTAACGATTGCTCCAAATGTCAAAAACTCAAAAGTTTTCCAAGTAGGTGCATATATATCATTTCTGTATTTTATATGGTGAAGTTTTATTTGCTTATTCTCGTCTTTAAATTTATCTGTGTATAGTTTTATATCTAGATTGTTTATAAACCAATGAGCCATTATTTTAGGATTGGAATACCATATAGGGTCTTCTTTATGTTTATTAGAAGTATAATAAATAATTTTAGTTCTAAAGTTAACCTCTATACGCTTTAAATATTTAAGTAAAACATTTCTTAAATCTACGTCTAAGTAGTAAAGGTTAATTATATTCGAAAATAACGTTCCTTTTTCAAAGTTATGGTCCTTGTCTATTTCGAAAGGAAACCAATAAAATCCAAGTCTATAATAACCGATATCTAGGAGTATTTCTTCAGCTTTTTCTTCTCCGCAATCGAAAGTCATTCCTCTTTCTTTTAAAATTACTATTTGTTCTTTTGCAGTTGTTGCTTTTTTACTCATTTTAATTTATCGTGACTTATAGTCTTAATTAAGATATAAATATATCGTTTTACTCGTCGTTACTATTCTTTTTTATTTAAATAAATTACGTTTGCTAATATTCGTATGAGTGGTAATTTCTGGTAACAATTATATACTCACTTCTACCATTTCTTAAACGGATTCTTACTTAATTGAGAATTATAATATTTTGTTATTCCAGAAACTTCTTCTCCTAACCAATTTGGTTTCTCAAAAGCTTCTTCCTCTGAGCTTAACTCAACCTCAGCCACTATCAAACCTTCATTTTCACCAAAAAACTCATCAACCTCAAAAATATGCTTTCCTACTTGTACCTCATATCTGAACTTATCAATACTACCAGGTTCTGCAATTTTTAGCAAGGCTTCTGCTTCTGGGACAGCAATCTCCTTTTCCCATTCAAAGCGAGAAACTCCTGTAGTATTTCCTTTTCCTTTTACGGTTATAAAGCCTTGATCACCTTTAATCCTTATCCTTACTGTACGCTCAGGATCAGTATTTAAAAAACCTTGTACTATTCTAGTTTTAGTGTTTGCCTCTGTTTTGTAAGCATTAGACAACACTAAAAATTTTCGTTCTATTTCAACCATATTACTGCACTAAAGCCTTTATTTTATCAGATTCTATTATAGTTTGGCTATAGTCATTATTCGCCAACCAAATCATTGCAGCTGCAATAGTTTCTGGCGCAATAGTTCTATACTTCTTTAATGAGCCTATAAGAACCATATTTAGCACTTTCATTACTTTCTTAAAGATCCATTCCCCTGTTCTTTTTTCTGTCCTCTCTCCCCCAATTAAAGAAGGTTGCAAAATAAAAGTCCTAGGAAATTTCTGTGCCAAAACAGCATCTTCCATCTCTCCTTTTACTGTATTGTAAAACACCGTACTTTTTGCACTTGCTCCTAAGGCTGAAATAACTATAAAAGTATTTACTTCGTTACTTTTTGCCACTTTTGCTGCTGTAACAGGAATACCATAATCTATCTTTTTATAGGTTTCATTATCTGGAGTTTTCTTTTTGGTTGTTCCAATGCAACAGAACACCTCATCTGCCATGAAATCTTCCTTATGTTCTTCTAAGCTTAAAAGATCTATCAAGTGTTCTTCAATTTTAGGATGAGAAATTCCTACAGAAGATCTTGAGAATAATTTTATTTTTTGATAGCGATCATCCTTTAATAAGTAATCTAATAATAGTCCACCTGTGAGTCCGGTTGCACCAAGAATAATAGCAGTCTTATCTTTTGTTTTCATCAACCTAAATATAGTTTAATTTTGCAGTATGTCAATTGATTTACCCATCAGAAAAATTATTCATGTAGATATGGATGCCTTTTACGCATCTGTAGAAGAATTGGATAATCCAGATTTAAAAGGGAAACCTTTAGCTGTAGGTGGTAGCGAAATTAGAGGTGTTGTTGCTGCAGCAAATTACGAAGCTCGTAAATATGGTGTCCGTAGTGCTATGAGTAGCGTTATGGCAAAGCGCAACTGTCCGCAAATAACTTTTGTACAACCCAGATTTGAACGGTATAAAGAGATCTCTCAGAAAATAAGAAAGATATTTTATGATTATACAGATCTGGTAGAGCCCTTATCTTTAGATGAAGCCTACTTAGATGTAACGGTGAACAAAAAAGGAAATCCTTCTGCATCACTAATCGCTAAAGAAATTAGGCAACGAATTTTTGACGAATTAGGTCTCGTAGCATCTGCAGGAATTTCTATCAATAAGTTTATTGCAAAAGTTGCTAGTGATTACAACAAGCCTAACGGACAAAAAACGGTAAACCCAGAAGAGGTTATTGAATTTTTAGAAAAGCTAGAAATTAGAAAATTTTATGGCGTAGGGAAGGTTACTACTGAAAAGATGTACAAATTAGGCATCTTTACAGGGTTTGATTTAAAACAGAAGTCCGAGATTTTCTTAACTGAAAATTTTGGTAAAAGTGGAGGGTATTATTATCATGTTGTTCGTGGCGTACATAACAGTGCTGTAAAACCACATCGTATTCCTAAATCTGTAGGTGCAGAACGTACATTTAGCGAAAACCTAAGTAGTGAAATTTTTATGTTAGAGCGTTTAGAACATATTGCCACAGAATTAGAACGCCGCCTAAAAAAATCTACTATTTCTGGGAAAACAATTACGTTAAAAATAAAATATAGTGATTTTACCTTACAAACACGAAGCAAAACATTACGCTATTATATCGCTGATAAGCATTTAATTTTAGAAACTGCTAAAGAACTTTTATACCAAGAAAAATTAGAAAATTCTGTACGCTTACTAGGCATTTCATTAGCAAATTTAAATACGGATAAAAAAGAAAAAACCGAAGATAAAAAAATGGTAACCATTCAATTACAATTCGATTTTTAATACAAAAACCCCATAAATCTTAGTTTATGGGGTTAATGCAGAAACCTAAATAATTATTTTACAGTTAACGTATTATCTGTAGCAGTTGGGTTTAAAGGACAGAAATAAACATATTCTCCTTTAGCTAATTTTGTTGGCTTAGATGTTCCTTTTAAACCTGTACCCACAGCTTTTGTAACGTATGCTGTTTGTATATGGTTTTCTGGTTTAGAAATATCTTCTCCCTTTTTTACTAATACAAAACCTACATCATGACCTACTGCGTTATTCGCAATTTCAAAAGTATAGGTACCTTCATCTACCGTAATTTGTTTTTGAGTAAACTCTCCTTTGGTTTGTTCAAGAGAAATTGTTTTGCTCATTTTCATGTCTTGCGCATTTACTGAAAATAATGATCCTAATGCAACGGCTAATACTACTACTAAATTTTTCATGTTTTTGTTTTATTTAAATGATTACTTAATTGTTATTGAACTGATTTTTTATTAAAGTGCTATACGTACTTCCGGAAAATCTACAGGTACATCTGTAGTTTTGTGTAAATAATTTGAAATGGTTTTGTCTCCTACTAATACAATAGTATCTACCAAGTTTTCTTTTGTCCAACCTGCGTTAAAGAAACTTTCTACGATAGCGGCATCTGTAGCTCCTCTATTTTCAGTTATGTTTTTTGATAATGCTGCTAAAGCATTTAGTTTCGCGTCAAAAGAGGCTTTACCAGCACGCAATTCTAAAATTTGTTCGTCTGTAAAACCGTTCATTTTACCTATTGCGGTGTGTGCTGCTAAACAATAAGAACATTCATTAACTTGACTCACCGCTAAGTTGACTACTTCTTTCTCTTTTGCTTTAAGTGATGTTTTTGCGCCACTTAGTGCTAAATAATTTTGCAATGCATTTTCGCTATAGGCATAGGTTGCATATAAATTAGGAACAAAGCCTACTGCTTTTTCTAAATTGTCAAATAAGGCCTGATTGGTACTTGATACTTCTTCTCTTTTAGGTACATTAAATGTGCTCATAATGATATGTTTTTTTTTAAAAATTAGATGCTATAAAAGGTTTCTCTGCATCACAATAAAAATCATGATGATATTTTTCTGAACAATGATCTTGAGAGATGCTGTTCAATGCTAAATGTTGTTTTGGAGTACTACGGAATATTTCAATTAAATTGAAAAGTGATTTATTTTTTGTTTTCATCTTTTAGCTGTTTTTTAATTACAGTACAAAGATGCGATGAGAAACAAACTTTTTGTTATCACTAATTTCCCGACTAGTTGTAGAAATTTCCCCTTAGCTTAAAATAGACTTGTTTTCACGGTATTGTGTAGGAGAAGTACTCGTCATTTTTTTAAAAAAACTACTAAAATGGGCCGAATCGTTAAAACCAAGTTCAAAAGCTATCTCTTGATTTTGTTTATCTGTAAACTGCATTAACCGTTTTGCTTCTAATGTAATACGTTCTAATATAATTTGCTGAGGAGATTTCTGATTGTATTTGGCAAAAAGATTAGATAATGTTTTTGGACTCTTAAAAAGTAGATCCGCATATTCTGCTACTTTTCGTTTTGTTTTATAATGGGTATCTACCAAAACATTAAATTTTCTAATAACATCTACCTGATCATTATCAAAGTCTTTAAGAATCAATTGTTCTTTTGCTAAGCGCGTACAAATGATAATCAATCTTTTTAAAAGCATTTGAAGCATATCTCCTTGAATTTTATCAGGCGTAGCAAATTCGTCCTGGAAAATTTCATAAAGGGTCTCAAATTTTTTCTCCTGAGCTTCGGGAATTGTTATAATAGGTAAGTCTTGTGTTCCAAAGAATAAAATACCGTTACATGACACTTCACTATCATGATCTGCAATACAGTAAAATTCTCGGTTAAATAAGAAACTAGTTAAAGGTAATTGTGTTTTCTCAAAAGAAACATGATGTAAGTAGGTAGTCGTTACTATTTGGTTTGGCAGTAATAAGATGTCTGCATTATCTATAGTAATCTCTAAAGAAGTATTGTTTCTATTCCATAAAAAACTAATCGTAGAAGAATTTATGCGGAATGATTTTTCGTCTTTCTTAATATCATCTGTTAACCCAAATATGGAACCCAAATTAGTATCATAAAATTCGTATTTCATATAAGTTGATTTTGCAGTATGTTTTAATTAGTCAGAAATTAAAAATAACCTTACGCTTACAAATTATACTATAAAAATTGAATATTACACTATTCTAAAAATAAAAAACCTCAATCTTAAATAAATAAGATTGAGGTTTTTTATATTATAATCATCTAATTACATATGAGAAGCTTCTATCTCTGTAACTCTTAATGTATTTACCATACCCTTATCTTTCATAGGCATTGCTGCAAGACTAACAAGCATGTCTCCAATTTCTAAGTATCCTTTTTCACACGCCATTTTATTTACGTCTTCTATAGTTTCATCAGTAGTAACATACTTATCATAATAGAATGCTTTAACACCCCATAATAAGTTAAGTTGCGTTAAGATTCTTCTGTTTGATGTAAAAACCAAAATGTGTGCACTTGGTCTCCAAGCTGAAATTTGGAAAGCAGTATATCCACTATTTGTTAAGGTAGATATTGCTTTAGCTTTTATATCATTAGCCATTAATGCTGCATGGTAACAAACAGATTTTGTAATAAAACGTTTTGTTCTTACATGTGGCGCTTCATGTGGCACTTTAATTAAGCTTGAATTTTCTACTGTCTCTAAGATACTAGACATTTTTTCAATTACCTGTACTGGATAATTACCTACTGAAGTCTCTCCTGATAACATCACAGCATCTGCACCATCCATCACAGAATTTGCAACATCATTTACTTCTGCTCTTGTTGGCGTTAAACTTGTAATCATTGTCTCCATCATCTGAGTAGCAATAATTACAGGAATTCTAGCTCTTTTTGCACGTAAAACTAATTGCTTTTGAATTAATGGAACTTCTTGAGCAGGAATTTCTACACCTAAATCTCCACGAGCAACCATTAGACCATCACAATACGCAACGATAGAATCAATATTTTCAACAGCTTCTGGCTTTTCTATTTTAGCAATAATTGGAATTTTCTCATCAGTATGTTCTTTTATTAGATTCTGAAGATCTATTAAATCTTGACTAAAACGAACGAATGATAATGCAATCCAATCTACTTTTTGAGATACCGCAAAGATTGCATCTTTAATATCTTTTTCAGTAAGCGCTGGAAGCGATATATTTGTATTAGGAAGGTTTACCCCTTTTTTAGATTTAAGTGGACCACCTTGTATAACTTTAGCTAGAACTTCATTCTCTCTATTCGTAGAGATTACTTGAAACATAAGTTTCCCATCATCTAAAAGAATACGCTCTCCTGGGTTTACATCTTTAGGGAATGAATCATAATTCATATAAACGCGCTCTGCAGTACCCTCAAAAGGTTCTCCTGTAACGAAAGTAATTTCATCTCCTGGAGCAACAACAACTTCACCAGCCATTACACCTACTCTTAA
This genomic stretch from Cellulophaga algicola DSM 14237 harbors:
- a CDS encoding NAD(P)H-binding protein, which encodes MKTKDKTAIILGATGLTGGLLLDYLLKDDRYQKIKLFSRSSVGISHPKIEEHLIDLLSLEEHKEDFMADEVFCCIGTTKKKTPDNETYKKIDYGIPVTAAKVAKSNEVNTFIVISALGASAKSTVFYNTVKGEMEDAVLAQKFPRTFILQPSLIGGERTEKRTGEWIFKKVMKVLNMVLIGSLKKYRTIAPETIAAAMIWLANNDYSQTIIESDKIKALVQ
- a CDS encoding CYTH domain-containing protein, with product MVEIERKFLVLSNAYKTEANTKTRIVQGFLNTDPERTVRIRIKGDQGFITVKGKGNTTGVSRFEWEKEIAVPEAEALLKIAEPGSIDKFRYEVQVGKHIFEVDEFFGENEGLIVAEVELSSEEEAFEKPNWLGEEVSGITKYYNSQLSKNPFKKW
- the dinB gene encoding DNA polymerase IV, with amino-acid sequence MSIDLPIRKIIHVDMDAFYASVEELDNPDLKGKPLAVGGSEIRGVVAAANYEARKYGVRSAMSSVMAKRNCPQITFVQPRFERYKEISQKIRKIFYDYTDLVEPLSLDEAYLDVTVNKKGNPSASLIAKEIRQRIFDELGLVASAGISINKFIAKVASDYNKPNGQKTVNPEEVIEFLEKLEIRKFYGVGKVTTEKMYKLGIFTGFDLKQKSEIFLTENFGKSGGYYYHVVRGVHNSAVKPHRIPKSVGAERTFSENLSSEIFMLERLEHIATELERRLKKSTISGKTITLKIKYSDFTLQTRSKTLRYYIADKHLILETAKELLYQEKLENSVRLLGISLANLNTDKKEKTEDKKMVTIQLQFDF
- a CDS encoding Abi family protein, with the protein product MSKKATTAKEQIVILKERGMTFDCGEEKAEEILLDIGYYRLGFYWFPFEIDKDHNFEKGTLFSNIINLYYLDVDLRNVLLKYLKRIEVNFRTKIIYYTSNKHKEDPIWYSNPKIMAHWFINNLDIKLYTDKFKDENKQIKLHHIKYRNDIYAPTWKTFEFLTFGAIVTVFNALKSEELKKEISKLYGLNNLNTFINFIHTIKFIRNICAHAGVLYDLNFPQGIYKIPRTKFNDNNNQSLDAGIKTISFILKNISEERHNDMNIEINMLFKEYENNETIKLIITDKIGYKM
- a CDS encoding carboxymuconolactone decarboxylase family protein; the protein is MSTFNVPKREEVSSTNQALFDNLEKAVGFVPNLYATYAYSENALQNYLALSGAKTSLKAKEKEVVNLAVSQVNECSYCLAAHTAIGKMNGFTDEQILELRAGKASFDAKLNALAALSKNITENRGATDAAIVESFFNAGWTKENLVDTIVLVGDKTISNYLHKTTDVPVDFPEVRIAL
- the pyk gene encoding pyruvate kinase, encoding MLTKKKTKIVATLGPATSKKEVLRDMINAGVDVFRINFSHADYEDVAERIKMIRELNEELGLNISILGDLQGPKLRVGVMAGEVVVAPGDEITFVTGEPFEGTAERVYMNYDSFPKDVNPGERILLDDGKLMFQVISTNRENEVLAKVIQGGPLKSKKGVNLPNTNISLPALTEKDIKDAIFAVSQKVDWIALSFVRFSQDLIDLQNLIKEHTDEKIPIIAKIEKPEAVENIDSIVAYCDGLMVARGDLGVEIPAQEVPLIQKQLVLRAKRARIPVIIATQMMETMITSLTPTRAEVNDVANSVMDGADAVMLSGETSVGNYPVQVIEKMSSILETVENSSLIKVPHEAPHVRTKRFITKSVCYHAALMANDIKAKAISTLTNSGYTAFQISAWRPSAHILVFTSNRRILTQLNLLWGVKAFYYDKYVTTDETIEDVNKMACEKGYLEIGDMLVSLAAMPMKDKGMVNTLRVTEIEASHM
- a CDS encoding plastocyanin/azurin family copper-binding protein; its protein translation is MKNLVVVLAVALGSLFSVNAQDMKMSKTISLEQTKGEFTQKQITVDEGTYTFEIANNAVGHDVGFVLVKKGEDISKPENHIQTAYVTKAVGTGLKGTSKPTKLAKGEYVYFCPLNPTATDNTLTVK
- a CDS encoding helix-turn-helix domain-containing protein codes for the protein MKYEFYDTNLGSIFGLTDDIKKDEKSFRINSSTISFLWNRNNTSLEITIDNADILLLPNQIVTTTYLHHVSFEKTQLPLTSFLFNREFYCIADHDSEVSCNGILFFGTQDLPIITIPEAQEKKFETLYEIFQDEFATPDKIQGDMLQMLLKRLIIICTRLAKEQLILKDFDNDQVDVIRKFNVLVDTHYKTKRKVAEYADLLFKSPKTLSNLFAKYNQKSPQQIILERITLEAKRLMQFTDKQNQEIAFELGFNDSAHFSSFFKKMTSTSPTQYRENKSILS